A region of Diospyros lotus cultivar Yz01 chromosome 3, ASM1463336v1, whole genome shotgun sequence DNA encodes the following proteins:
- the LOC127798445 gene encoding thioredoxin H2-like isoform X4, producing MGAEFSAPQYAKKSLPVEAASPAMRTSKVLAFHSPARWKAHFEASKASSKLMVIDFSASWCVPCRTMEPVIEEFSAEYTDVEFIKLDVDELMGVAGQFGVQLLPTFVLVRKGIIVDKVTGVKREELQKKIEKHRSAS from the exons ATGGGAGCCGAATTCTCTGCGCCGCAGTACGCAAAAAAATCTCTGCCGGTGGAAGCTGCTTCGCCGGCGATGAGAACTTCGAAGGTTCTTGCATTCCATTCCCCGGCAAGATGGAAAGCCCACTTTGAGGCCTCCAAAGCCTCTTCCAAACTG ATGGTGATCGACTTCTCGGCCTCATGGTGCGTGCCATGTCGAACCATGGAACCTGTCATTGAAGAGTTCTCCGCCGAGTATACTGACGTCGAGTTCATCAAGTTAGACGTCGACGAATTGatg GGTGTGGCGGGCCAATTTGGGGTGCAGCTACTGCCGACATTCGTGCTGGTGAGGAAGGGGATAATAGTGGATAAGGTTACAGGGGTGAAGAGGGAAGAGTTGCAGAAGAAGATCGAGAAACACAGATCAGCTAGCTAA
- the LOC127798444 gene encoding thioredoxin H2-like → MARYSAIFPWQLQQGGVAAANGSPMLSVKASGHVLSFHSPAKWIAHFEASKASSKLMVIEFTASWCLPCRAMNSAIEEFAAKYTEADFIKMDVDEMMEVVSEFEVHILPTFILMKNGRVVDKVTGVKKEELEKKIKDNHRTPYYYN, encoded by the exons ATGGCCCGTTATTCGGCGATTTTCCCTTGGCAACTGCAGCAAGGAGGAGTGGCAGCGGCAAATGGGTCGCCGATGCTGTCGGTGAAGGCTTCCGGCCATGTTCTTTCCTTCCATTCCCCGGCCAAATGGATCGCCCATTTTGAAGCCTCCAAGGCTTCCTCCAAACTG ATGGTGATCGAGTTCACGGCATCCTGGTGCTTGCCATGTCGAGCCATGAATTCAGCCATTGAAGAGTTCGCAGCCAAATACACAGAAGCTGATTTCATAAAGATGGATGTGGATGAGATGATG GAAGTGGTGAGTGAATTTGAAGTGCACATACTGCCAACATTCATACTGATGAAGAACGGGAGGGTAGTTGACAAGGTTACAGGAGTGAAAAAGGAAGAGCTGGAGAAGAAGATTAAGGACAACCACCGGACCCCCTACTATTATAATTAA